In a single window of the Renibacterium salmoninarum ATCC 33209 genome:
- a CDS encoding glycoside hydrolase family 13 protein, with amino-acid sequence MNLDSATPAPSTPTPGADWWRQAVVYQVYPRSFADQNADGLGDIPGVTSRVPYLSALGVDAIWLSPFYPSALADGGYDVDDYRNVDPRLGSLADFDAMVTAAHGAGIKIVVDIVPNHSSNRHVWFQQALRSAPGSAERARYHFYDGLGPNGDQPPSNWESHFGGGAWTRVTAEMANGEAVVDANGRGQWYLHLFAPEQPDWNWANPEIRADFLQTLRFWSDRGVDGFRVDVAHAMTKDMSLPLRAKLGFSPAVADGTDPLYDRNEVHEVFESWRSVFNEYDTPRTAVAEAWVPFPERQALYARPTELGQAFNFDLLKADFEASEFRQIISKCLAEAAATGSSSTWVFSNHDVIRHASRYGLPAGMTDADQDAWLLSGGLSPALDAERGARRARAATLLMLALPGSAYLYQGEELGLFEVADLPLSALQDPVWEGTAHQRKGRDGCRVPLPWTASGSSYGFGPDAAEGGSAPWLPQPSWFASFAASAQDGVADSSLSLYRAALAARRALQTAETLEWVSSESTELIEFVRPNGWRSLANFGDTELPIRAGLAGAVVVLCSGPGLAPDSVLASDSVIPAETTFWLHS; translated from the coding sequence ATGAATCTTGATTCCGCTACACCCGCCCCCAGCACGCCAACCCCTGGCGCAGACTGGTGGCGGCAAGCCGTTGTTTATCAGGTCTACCCACGCAGCTTTGCCGATCAGAATGCTGACGGACTGGGCGATATTCCGGGCGTAACGTCGCGCGTGCCCTACCTGTCCGCCTTGGGCGTCGATGCAATTTGGCTCAGCCCGTTCTACCCCTCGGCGCTTGCCGACGGCGGTTACGACGTGGATGACTATCGCAACGTCGATCCACGGCTGGGTTCGCTAGCGGACTTCGACGCGATGGTTACCGCAGCGCACGGTGCCGGAATCAAAATCGTGGTGGACATTGTGCCCAACCACTCCTCGAATCGGCATGTTTGGTTCCAGCAGGCGTTGCGTTCAGCGCCTGGGTCTGCGGAACGAGCGCGCTACCACTTCTATGACGGGCTGGGGCCGAACGGCGACCAACCGCCGTCGAACTGGGAATCGCACTTCGGCGGCGGTGCCTGGACCCGAGTCACGGCAGAAATGGCTAACGGCGAAGCCGTGGTCGACGCCAATGGCCGAGGTCAATGGTATCTGCACCTTTTTGCGCCAGAACAGCCGGACTGGAACTGGGCGAACCCGGAAATTCGCGCAGACTTTCTGCAGACTTTGCGATTCTGGTCGGATCGCGGCGTGGACGGCTTCCGGGTTGACGTAGCGCACGCCATGACGAAAGACATGTCGCTACCGTTGCGCGCAAAATTAGGCTTTTCGCCGGCGGTTGCCGATGGCACGGATCCGCTTTACGACCGCAACGAAGTACACGAGGTTTTTGAATCCTGGCGGTCAGTATTCAATGAATACGATACACCTCGAACGGCAGTGGCTGAAGCCTGGGTGCCGTTCCCAGAACGACAAGCACTCTACGCGCGTCCCACCGAACTAGGCCAGGCATTCAATTTCGACCTACTCAAGGCCGATTTCGAAGCCAGCGAATTCCGCCAGATCATCAGCAAATGCCTAGCTGAAGCGGCCGCGACCGGTTCTTCGTCAACCTGGGTCTTCTCCAATCACGATGTGATCCGGCATGCCTCGCGCTACGGGCTACCCGCTGGTATGACCGATGCAGATCAGGATGCTTGGTTGTTATCTGGCGGCTTGTCACCCGCGCTAGACGCCGAGCGTGGAGCCCGGCGAGCGCGCGCAGCAACGCTCTTAATGCTCGCATTACCTGGTTCCGCTTACCTGTATCAAGGCGAAGAACTGGGTTTGTTCGAGGTGGCAGATCTACCGTTGAGCGCTTTGCAAGACCCGGTCTGGGAAGGCACCGCCCATCAACGCAAAGGCCGTGATGGTTGCCGAGTCCCGCTGCCCTGGACGGCTTCTGGCTCCTCCTACGGCTTTGGTCCCGATGCTGCCGAGGGCGGCTCCGCGCCCTGGTTGCCTCAGCCGTCTTGGTTCGCGTCGTTTGCGGCTTCAGCGCAAGATGGCGTCGCGGACTCCTCGCTGTCGCTGTATCGCGCAGCGCTGGCCGCTCGGCGTGCCTTGCAAACTGCGGAGACGCTCGAGTGGGTTAGCTCGGAATCGACGGAGTTGATCGAGTTCGTGCGGCCAAACGGTTGGCGGTCGTTGGCTAACTTTGGCGATACTGAGCTGCCGATTCGCGCCGGCTTGGCGGGCGCCGTCGTCGTACTTTGTTCCGGGCCAGGGCTGGCTCCAGATTCCGTGCTGGCCTCAGATTCGGTGATTCCGGCTGAAACTACCTTTTGGTTGCACAGTTAA
- a CDS encoding alpha-galactosidase — protein sequence MSGPPASVRSWKLFAPPRCNLVCGLSQNMVNLDSDLARNHPEWILHPTAGGQARWPVAARNQQVVNLDAEAWQYLFDAISAVVAKHSIDYLKWDHNRDLLEPVDPLTGVAAVHESTLGASRLMAALKHAHPGLEIESCASGGARVDLGVLEHTDRIWTSDCIDPIERLDNQAYTGLVVPYEMLGAHIGGPQSHSTHRTHSLDFRASSALFGHLGVEWDISKESTAERDEVKHWIAVHKAHRELFHTGRSVHADLPDASIDLRGVVAQNRSKAVFVLSQRSAPVTYPAGPVTFPGLDPAVSYAVELLTPITEHNSPGRSPLPWAAATPGLRLSGAALANLGLQMPVLFPESAVVIRFTQTHA from the coding sequence ATGTCTGGCCCACCGGCCTCGGTCCGCTCGTGGAAGCTGTTCGCGCCGCCGAGATGCAATTTGGTCTGTGGTTTGAGCCAGAATATGGTCAATCTCGACAGCGATCTGGCTCGAAATCATCCGGAATGGATTCTGCATCCCACCGCAGGCGGCCAGGCTCGTTGGCCGGTGGCTGCCCGCAATCAACAGGTTGTGAACTTAGACGCGGAGGCTTGGCAATACCTTTTCGACGCGATCAGCGCCGTCGTCGCCAAGCATTCGATCGATTATTTGAAATGGGATCATAATCGTGATCTTTTAGAACCGGTAGACCCGCTGACCGGGGTAGCCGCCGTGCATGAGAGCACGCTGGGTGCCTCTCGGCTGATGGCAGCTTTAAAGCACGCGCACCCTGGTCTAGAAATCGAATCCTGCGCCTCAGGTGGTGCCAGAGTTGATCTGGGCGTGTTGGAGCACACTGATCGGATCTGGACGAGCGATTGCATTGACCCCATCGAACGCTTGGATAATCAGGCCTACACCGGACTTGTAGTGCCTTACGAGATGCTGGGCGCCCACATCGGCGGGCCACAGTCACATTCCACGCACCGAACTCACTCCTTAGACTTCCGCGCAAGTTCGGCATTATTCGGTCATTTGGGCGTGGAATGGGACATCTCGAAAGAATCCACCGCTGAACGGGACGAAGTGAAGCATTGGATCGCGGTGCATAAGGCGCACCGTGAATTGTTCCATACAGGACGCAGTGTGCACGCTGACCTGCCGGATGCTTCAATAGATCTGCGCGGAGTCGTTGCGCAGAACCGCAGCAAAGCCGTGTTTGTTCTCAGCCAGCGCAGTGCACCCGTTACGTATCCCGCGGGACCGGTCACTTTCCCGGGGCTAGACCCTGCCGTGAGCTACGCCGTCGAACTCCTCACGCCCATCACTGAACACAATTCGCCGGGCCGCTCACCGCTGCCCTGGGCAGCTGCCACTCCAGGTCTACGTTTGAGCGGTGCAGCTTTAGCCAACCTTGGTTTGCAGATGCCGGTGCTCTTCCCAGAAAGCGCCGTAGTTATCCGGTTCACCCAGACCCACGCATGA
- a CDS encoding ROK family protein: protein MRADAGHFAGLKITGSEIFAVITDLRAEPVISQRVKLRDRQVCAVVEAMEVQTGIQVNGVGISLGGSVADGVTVLRAPFLGWRNVQLAAKVQDHLHRPVALENDVQALTVAQQWFGAGRRTENFAVLTIGAGVGYGLVLNDRLIESADWGLGLIGHFPIDPGGPQCAAGHRGCARAFLTIESICTLAAQAYGEPLDYADVLRRAADGHRQLGQLITQAGRALGILAAAVANLTGVKTIVLSGEGIGLFLAVEPTVRAAAAERRDPEAAELDFVPTPDNLASSDFAEWARGAAAVAIERTLLGVISR from the coding sequence GTGCGAGCGGATGCTGGACACTTCGCTGGCCTGAAGATTACTGGGTCAGAAATCTTCGCGGTCATCACGGATTTGCGTGCTGAACCAGTGATTTCCCAGCGAGTAAAACTGCGCGACCGCCAGGTCTGTGCGGTGGTTGAGGCGATGGAGGTCCAAACCGGAATTCAAGTCAACGGGGTAGGAATCTCGCTAGGCGGCAGCGTGGCCGACGGAGTTACGGTGCTGCGCGCGCCATTTTTGGGTTGGCGAAATGTTCAGCTAGCTGCCAAAGTGCAAGACCATTTGCACCGCCCGGTAGCTCTGGAGAACGATGTACAAGCCCTCACCGTGGCCCAGCAGTGGTTTGGTGCAGGACGGCGAACAGAAAACTTCGCGGTGCTCACCATTGGTGCCGGTGTGGGCTACGGACTGGTGCTGAATGACCGACTGATCGAATCAGCAGATTGGGGCTTAGGCCTTATTGGTCATTTCCCGATTGATCCAGGCGGCCCGCAGTGTGCTGCAGGACATCGTGGCTGTGCCCGGGCCTTTCTGACCATCGAAAGCATTTGCACATTAGCGGCCCAGGCCTATGGCGAGCCCTTGGACTACGCCGATGTTTTGCGACGTGCAGCGGATGGGCACCGGCAATTGGGCCAGCTAATCACTCAAGCGGGCCGTGCATTGGGTATTCTCGCGGCCGCTGTTGCGAATTTGACCGGGGTGAAAACCATTGTGCTCTCGGGGGAAGGCATCGGCTTGTTTCTGGCCGTTGAACCAACTGTTCGGGCCGCTGCCGCAGAACGACGAGACCCGGAAGCGGCAGAGCTAGATTTTGTGCCAACGCCGGACAACTTGGCCAGCAGCGACTTTGCCGAATGGGCGCGTGGGGCTGCCGCCGTCGCCATCGAACGGACGCTTTTAGGCGTCATCTCGCGTTGA
- a CDS encoding type II toxin-antitoxin system VapB family antitoxin, whose translation MIFKAVGDSKPYPEHGYNTPKDWAVVPPRQVRLDELITTKGTLDLEALLAEDSTFFGDLFPHVVQFKGVLYLEDGLHRAVRTALHQRTVLHARVLILDD comes from the coding sequence GTGATCTTTAAAGCTGTGGGCGATTCCAAGCCCTACCCTGAACACGGATACAACACGCCTAAGGACTGGGCCGTAGTTCCGCCACGACAAGTTCGTCTCGATGAGCTCATCACCACTAAGGGCACGCTAGATCTGGAAGCGCTTCTGGCCGAAGATTCGACGTTCTTCGGTGACCTGTTTCCGCACGTCGTTCAGTTCAAAGGCGTTCTCTACTTGGAAGACGGCCTGCACCGTGCGGTGCGAACCGCACTTCACCAGCGAACGGTCTTGCACGCCCGCGTGCTGATCCTCGATGACTGA
- a CDS encoding LytR C-terminal domain-containing protein, whose translation MTEPTDAGTSAGEQGGESQPAVPPKPPLSPSELKRERARQAKLKELEERRAAKAEEQLRRDEAEARGEAYHGHHVVDGEALDEVFEEQTPEKIRWRHRLTHRVILSILGVIVVVALALAFLVLNGVVKFPQAAPSTSSSAPADPTCPADTFDCQDNIGISVSVFNATSRAGLAGGLATELKARGYQVGTIGDKEMKSSSPGVIVSGLMGQAAAFNLQRNLPGLEYRKDDRADATVDVYLLGGYQGPMAADKVDKTAGKIVCKSAAGAAKG comes from the coding sequence ATGACTGAGCCAACTGACGCCGGGACAAGCGCCGGTGAGCAAGGCGGCGAATCGCAGCCAGCCGTGCCGCCAAAGCCGCCTCTGTCGCCCAGCGAACTCAAACGCGAGCGTGCGCGCCAAGCGAAGCTCAAGGAACTTGAAGAGCGACGCGCAGCTAAAGCTGAAGAGCAATTGCGCCGGGATGAGGCCGAGGCACGCGGGGAGGCCTATCACGGCCATCACGTGGTCGATGGCGAGGCGCTTGACGAGGTTTTCGAGGAGCAGACGCCCGAGAAAATTCGGTGGCGGCATCGACTAACTCACCGAGTGATCCTGTCGATCCTTGGTGTCATTGTTGTGGTGGCACTGGCCTTGGCGTTTTTGGTGTTAAACGGAGTAGTGAAGTTTCCGCAAGCTGCTCCATCGACCAGCAGTAGTGCGCCGGCGGACCCAACTTGCCCCGCAGATACCTTTGATTGTCAGGACAACATCGGTATTTCAGTCAGTGTATTTAACGCAACCTCGCGGGCTGGACTAGCTGGCGGTCTAGCAACCGAGTTAAAGGCGCGCGGTTATCAGGTTGGCACCATCGGAGATAAAGAGATGAAGTCTTCGAGCCCAGGCGTCATTGTTTCTGGCCTCATGGGTCAAGCTGCAGCTTTCAACCTGCAGCGAAACCTGCCTGGCTTGGAATACCGAAAGGATGATCGGGCCGATGCAACCGTGGACGTCTACCTGCTTGGCGGCTACCAAGGTCCAATGGCGGCTGACAAAGTAGATAAAACTGCCGGGAAGATCGTCTGCAAAAGCGCCGCTGGTGCGGCCAAAGGCTGA
- a CDS encoding sigma-70 family RNA polymerase sigma factor, with amino-acid sequence MGEVSSPEHGGPDQTSDGELIARVRTGDTAAFGQLFERHRDVALSVARRNSDSATDAEDAVSEAFSSIFQALSAGKGPDSFFRAYLLSAVTRIARHRNVHAGRSGLTSETEILDQATQDADPVLLEFESNTVSQAFSILPERWQAVLWYLDVERMKPAMAATYLGLSPNAVSALAIRARDGLRKAYLQSHVSETVQDNCAPYASKLGSFAMNTLRRTERRAVQEHLENCAKCTAVLLELTDVSSAMRAGLIPVVLGAGALGWFGLAPAGGVVASAGLLVWLQGIVRAIFEWFQQLGRTTLAVSGAAVVVVAVAVAAVASQGFGLWSPPPTAQAEPAAPTSNSPQVQPTAETSPVASPPPTEVGETPSPLPPVAVPSPLPVPSPTAPPSARNDPTPSATPSPAVPPTQAAQLLVSASASARPPSSAPLLRVSFNVSGTTMLEPATVTLRLKGDSSLAFGLWDHQPAGWQCEVVDKATIRCESKAPDRADLSFNIYALVSPTAASAVLNYEYSSSQTRIFSADYLLR; translated from the coding sequence ATGGGTGAAGTATCGAGCCCGGAGCACGGCGGTCCTGACCAAACGAGCGACGGAGAACTGATCGCGCGGGTCAGAACTGGTGACACCGCTGCGTTTGGGCAACTTTTTGAGCGGCACCGCGACGTTGCGCTGTCCGTTGCCCGACGAAATTCGGATAGTGCTACCGATGCTGAAGACGCCGTTTCTGAGGCATTTTCCTCAATATTTCAGGCCTTGAGTGCGGGAAAAGGGCCCGATAGCTTTTTCCGAGCCTATTTACTCTCTGCGGTGACTCGGATTGCCCGGCATCGAAACGTACATGCTGGTAGATCTGGGCTAACTTCCGAGACTGAGATTTTAGACCAAGCCACTCAGGACGCCGATCCGGTGCTCCTAGAGTTCGAATCCAATACGGTCTCCCAAGCTTTTTCGATCCTGCCCGAACGTTGGCAAGCCGTGCTGTGGTACTTGGATGTAGAGCGAATGAAGCCGGCCATGGCGGCAACATATTTGGGCCTTTCACCAAATGCGGTCTCAGCCTTGGCAATCCGGGCGCGAGACGGTTTACGCAAAGCCTATTTGCAAAGCCATGTGAGCGAGACGGTCCAGGATAACTGCGCGCCTTACGCCTCGAAACTCGGTTCCTTTGCGATGAATACCCTGCGCCGAACCGAGCGTAGAGCAGTGCAAGAGCACCTAGAGAATTGCGCGAAATGCACCGCGGTACTGTTGGAACTCACTGATGTCAGTTCGGCCATGCGTGCCGGTTTGATCCCGGTGGTGCTGGGCGCGGGAGCGCTTGGTTGGTTTGGCCTGGCGCCAGCTGGCGGCGTAGTAGCTTCTGCCGGGTTACTCGTCTGGCTACAAGGGATTGTGCGCGCAATATTCGAATGGTTCCAACAGCTTGGCCGGACGACATTAGCTGTTTCCGGGGCGGCAGTAGTGGTGGTTGCGGTTGCCGTGGCAGCCGTTGCTAGTCAGGGTTTTGGGCTGTGGTCACCACCGCCTACCGCGCAAGCGGAACCCGCGGCGCCCACATCGAATAGCCCGCAAGTACAACCAACAGCAGAAACTTCTCCGGTAGCCTCGCCGCCACCGACTGAAGTAGGCGAAACGCCCAGCCCGTTGCCGCCAGTTGCAGTGCCCAGCCCGCTTCCGGTGCCCTCGCCAACTGCTCCACCATCGGCGAGAAACGATCCAACGCCCTCTGCAACGCCGTCGCCCGCTGTGCCGCCAACGCAAGCAGCCCAACTACTCGTGTCCGCAAGCGCTTCGGCGCGACCGCCGTCGTCGGCGCCCTTATTGCGCGTCAGCTTCAATGTTTCGGGGACCACAATGCTGGAGCCCGCCACCGTCACGCTTCGACTCAAAGGAGATTCGAGCCTAGCGTTTGGGCTTTGGGATCATCAGCCTGCCGGTTGGCAATGCGAGGTTGTTGATAAGGCGACAATACGCTGCGAGTCCAAGGCTCCGGACCGCGCTGATTTGTCCTTCAACATCTATGCGCTTGTTTCGCCAACAGCTGCAAGTGCTGTTTTGAACTACGAATATTCAAGCAGCCAGACGCGGATTTTCAGCGCAGATTACTTGTTGCGCTGA
- a CDS encoding TetR/AcrR family transcriptional regulator gives MPRIVASSNAEQRELTQRKVLDAFGELLFSHGLPGLTMTDVARRAGVGRTAVYNYFADLEQLLVAYALDETGRFLADLKSELSALANPVDQLACYVRAQIEDLSKRHLPPGPAMRSVLSADSFAKLSVHVGELSKLLQDILARAVTEGYLPPTEVADLAHLIHGSLTASASRSTDAEDAALQERIETTVQFIQAGAGAHFDETGRPIRLISGAA, from the coding sequence ATGCCCCGCATAGTCGCCTCCAGCAACGCCGAACAGCGCGAGCTCACACAGCGCAAAGTCCTTGACGCGTTCGGCGAGCTGCTCTTCTCACACGGCCTGCCCGGACTCACCATGACCGATGTGGCTCGACGCGCCGGGGTGGGCCGGACCGCGGTCTATAACTACTTCGCGGACTTGGAACAGCTCCTCGTCGCGTATGCCCTCGATGAAACCGGCCGATTCTTAGCTGATCTAAAGTCGGAACTTTCTGCTTTAGCCAATCCTGTGGACCAGCTTGCTTGTTACGTTCGCGCACAGATTGAAGACCTGTCCAAACGTCACCTTCCGCCAGGACCCGCAATGCGTTCAGTGCTTTCAGCTGACTCATTCGCCAAGCTATCCGTACACGTGGGCGAGCTCAGTAAGCTACTTCAGGATATTTTGGCGCGCGCGGTTACTGAAGGCTACTTGCCACCCACTGAGGTAGCCGATTTGGCACACCTCATTCATGGCTCGTTGACTGCGAGCGCTTCACGCAGCACCGACGCCGAAGATGCTGCACTCCAAGAGCGCATCGAAACTACCGTGCAATTTATCCAAGCAGGCGCCGGGGCACACTTCGACGAAACTGGCCGGCCCATCCGATTGATCAGCGGCGCCGCTTAG
- a CDS encoding Gfo/Idh/MocA family protein, giving the protein MSAPVGIALIGAGVISKQYLENLAKFPDVKVHVVADVFEQVTADRAKEFNIETHGGVEAALSHPDVEIVVNLTIPAAHVEVAEAAVAAGKHVWSEKPFSLDRESGRGLLEAANRAGLRLGCAPDTFLGPGLQTARRMIERGDIGQPLTALSVFQSPGPESWHPNPAFLFQQGAGPLFDIGPYYLTALVQTFGSISRVAALSSQAKAQRVIGSGPKENEVFDVQVPTHFGALLQFADGGSGQSIFSFDSPKVRVGVVEITGTEATIALPDPNNFDGEIKICRAGSDEWTTVPCEGEVTGRGVGALDMARSIRAGVPHRATGEQAFHVVDAMASITESGERGEFVEVTSTAPATKALPADWNPFGATLGG; this is encoded by the coding sequence ATGAGCGCCCCAGTAGGAATTGCGCTCATTGGCGCTGGCGTCATTAGTAAGCAGTATCTGGAAAACCTCGCGAAGTTTCCCGATGTCAAAGTTCATGTAGTTGCGGACGTCTTTGAACAAGTTACTGCTGACCGTGCCAAGGAATTCAACATCGAAACTCACGGCGGCGTAGAGGCGGCGCTCAGCCACCCCGACGTCGAAATCGTGGTCAATCTGACCATTCCGGCCGCGCACGTTGAAGTGGCTGAAGCCGCCGTCGCAGCGGGCAAACACGTCTGGAGCGAAAAGCCATTTTCCCTAGACCGGGAAAGCGGCCGTGGCCTGCTTGAGGCGGCTAACCGAGCTGGCTTGCGGCTCGGTTGCGCACCGGATACTTTCCTGGGGCCTGGCCTGCAGACGGCGCGCCGGATGATCGAACGCGGCGACATTGGCCAACCGCTGACCGCCCTCTCGGTGTTTCAGTCCCCTGGCCCCGAATCATGGCACCCGAACCCCGCGTTCTTGTTTCAGCAAGGTGCCGGGCCGCTCTTCGATATTGGCCCGTACTATTTGACCGCGCTAGTGCAAACTTTTGGCTCAATTTCACGCGTTGCAGCTCTCAGTTCACAAGCCAAGGCTCAACGCGTCATCGGCTCCGGCCCTAAAGAAAACGAAGTGTTCGACGTCCAGGTCCCTACGCATTTTGGCGCACTTTTGCAGTTCGCCGACGGCGGCTCCGGGCAGAGCATCTTTAGCTTCGACTCGCCGAAGGTACGAGTAGGCGTGGTGGAAATCACCGGAACCGAGGCGACTATCGCGTTGCCAGACCCGAATAATTTCGACGGCGAGATCAAAATCTGCCGAGCTGGCAGCGATGAGTGGACCACTGTTCCTTGTGAAGGGGAAGTCACCGGACGCGGCGTTGGCGCCTTGGATATGGCCCGGTCGATTCGGGCCGGTGTGCCGCACCGGGCAACCGGCGAGCAAGCCTTCCACGTGGTCGATGCGATGGCCTCAATAACGGAGTCCGGCGAGCGCGGCGAGTTTGTTGAAGTAACTTCCACTGCCCCAGCAACGAAGGCGCTACCAGCGGATTGGAATCCGTTCGGCGCTACACTGGGCGGCTGA
- a CDS encoding ROK family transcriptional regulator translates to MSMLQSTANGLSNGALNAASSLTRAGELFQIFRDGQARTRAELAELTGLARSTVAARLDALTALGLIGPAGEAVSSGGRPPSRVAFNPTARIVFAVDVGATHLLVALTDLGGRLLGERKVAADVSDGPEKVLDLVIRQCQELLAESGRSAKELAGIGIGVPGPVEHSSGKPASPPIMPGWDRFDIPSYIQRVFDTDVLVDNDVNIMALGERAAHWREAQDLLFIKVATGIGSGIISGGLLQRGADGTAGDLGHVRVARGEGIICRCGNEGCLEAIASGPAIARALTESGVPANNGEEILALVRAGNVQAIQVFRQAGRDVGDVLATCVSMLNPAVVVIGGSLSAAGEHLLAGVREVVYARSLPLATSRLSIVQSKAGAEAGVLGASRMVTDHVLSASRIDAALALL, encoded by the coding sequence ATGTCAATGCTCCAAAGCACCGCAAATGGCCTTTCTAATGGCGCGCTCAACGCCGCCAGTTCGCTGACTCGAGCGGGGGAGCTATTCCAGATCTTTCGAGATGGCCAAGCGCGTACCCGCGCTGAGCTGGCCGAGCTCACTGGTCTGGCGAGGTCAACCGTTGCCGCCAGGCTCGATGCGCTGACCGCCCTTGGCCTGATCGGTCCCGCGGGTGAGGCTGTCTCTTCGGGTGGGCGGCCGCCGTCGCGCGTAGCCTTCAACCCCACTGCCAGGATTGTGTTTGCCGTCGACGTCGGAGCGACGCACTTATTGGTCGCGCTGACCGATCTCGGTGGGCGGCTGTTGGGTGAGCGGAAAGTCGCGGCAGACGTATCTGACGGGCCCGAAAAAGTGCTCGATCTAGTCATTCGACAATGTCAAGAATTACTCGCAGAGTCCGGCCGGTCAGCTAAAGAGCTTGCCGGAATAGGCATTGGAGTTCCTGGGCCAGTCGAGCACAGCAGTGGAAAACCAGCCAGTCCGCCGATCATGCCTGGTTGGGATCGCTTTGATATTCCGAGCTATATCCAGCGAGTCTTTGACACAGATGTGTTGGTAGACAACGACGTCAACATCATGGCGCTAGGTGAACGCGCGGCCCATTGGCGCGAAGCGCAGGACCTGCTATTTATCAAGGTCGCCACTGGCATTGGCTCCGGCATTATCAGCGGAGGTTTACTGCAACGTGGCGCGGATGGCACTGCGGGCGATCTGGGTCATGTGCGGGTGGCTAGGGGTGAAGGCATTATTTGTCGCTGCGGCAATGAAGGTTGCCTGGAGGCGATTGCTTCGGGGCCGGCCATTGCGCGTGCGTTGACCGAGTCCGGGGTGCCCGCCAATAACGGCGAAGAAATCTTGGCACTCGTTCGTGCTGGAAATGTTCAGGCGATCCAGGTGTTTCGGCAGGCCGGACGCGATGTTGGCGATGTTTTGGCCACCTGCGTCAGCATGCTGAACCCAGCGGTGGTAGTCATCGGCGGTTCACTCTCCGCGGCAGGCGAGCACTTGCTAGCAGGCGTTCGAGAGGTGGTCTATGCGCGCTCGCTGCCCCTTGCTACCTCACGATTGAGTATTGTGCAATCCAAGGCGGGGGCGGAGGCCGGCGTCCTGGGCGCTAGTCGAATGGTCACCGACCACGTGCTTTCCGCTAGTCGAATTGATGCGGCGCTCGCGCTGCTCTAA